One Baekduia alba genomic window, GCGGCGGCGTGGATCGCCGCCCGGATCTGCGCCAGCTCGGTGCCCTTCTCGAGGTAGGCGTGGGCGCCGATCTGCTTCGACGGCGCGGCCATGCGCGCGGCCGACAGGCTCGACAGGCCGATGATCGACGTGCGCGGCGCGCGGCGGCGCATCTTCGGGATCGCCTGCAGGCCGCCCATCCGGGGCATCGACATGTCCAGGAGGACGACGTCGGGCTGGAGCTCGGCGGTCGCCTCGACCCCGGCCTCGCCGTCGGCGGCCTCCCCGACGATCTCGATCGCCGGGTCCTCGGCCAGCGAGATCCGCATCAGCGCGCGGAAGCCCTCCGCGTCATCGCAGAGCAGCACGCGGATGGGGTCGTCGGCGGCAGCCACGTAGTGCACATCATCGGTTGGTGAGCGACGTTCCGCCATCCCCACTTCTGATGATCGGCGGGTAGACGATGGTCCAGGTCGACGTCCGATCGGAGGACCCGGGACCGTCCGGAGCGCTGCCTACTGTGCCGGGCATGCCGCCGCTGATCACCCGCCAAGAAGCCGTCCGCCTCGGCGAGATCGAAGATCACGACGCGATCCTGGCCCTGGTCGAGCGCGCGTGGGCGGCGCGCCAGGAGCAGTTCGGCGACAGCACCGACATGTGCTCGCTGGTCAACGCGAAGTCCGGCGGCTGCGCCGAGGACTGCGGGTTCTGCGCGCAGTCGCGGTTCGCGGAGGCCGAGACGCCGATGCACGCGATGATGGAGCCCGAGCAGATCCTCGAGCACGCCAAGGCCGCCGAGGCGGCCGGCGCGCACCGGTTCTGCATGGTCACCCAAGGCCAGGGGCTGTCCAAGCGCGACTTCGAGAAGGTGCTCGAAGGCGCGCGGCTGGTGGCCGAGAACACGAACTTGAAGCGCTGCGCGTCGGTCGGGCACATGTCCGTCGACCGCGCCAAGTCGCTGAAGGCCGCGGGCATCCAGCGCGTGCACCACAACGTCGAGACCGCGGAGTCCTACTACCCCGAGGTCTCCTCGACGGTCCGCTACGAGGGCCGGCTGCGCACGATCCAGGCGGTCGAGGAGGCGGGGCTGGAGACCTGCGTGGGCGGGATCCTGAACCTCGGCGAGTCGCGTGAGCAGCGCGTCGAGATGGCGTTCGAGCTGTCCAAGATCAACCCCACGTCGGTCCCGATCAACCTGCTGAACCCGCGGCCGGGCACCAAGTTCGGCGACCGCGACTACATGGATCCGTGGGAGGTCGTGAAGTGGATCGCGATCTTCCGGCTGGTGCTGCCGGCGGCGCTGTTCCGGCTGTGCGGCGGCCGCGTCGAGAACCTCGGCGAGCTGCAGCCGCTGGCCGTCAAGGCCGGGCTCAACGGCGTGATGATGGGCAACTTCCTGACGACGCTGAACGCCGATCCCGCCGACGACCGCGCGATGTTCACCGACCTCGGGCTGAACATCAACCGCTACGCCGACAACGGCGCCAACCCGCGGCCGGACAACCGCTCGGGCTGGCTGGACGGCGAGACGTCGAACGTCGTCGAGGACTACCTCGACAACGCGGGCCAGGCCGAGGCGGCCGGGATCAAGATCACGACGTGGGATCCGGCGGCGCAGCTGCGCTACGCCAAGAAGAACAAGGTGCCGCCACGGCCCGACGGGGCGCCGAACCGCTGGCCCGGCGCCGAGGAGGCGGCCGAGCCGGCGCAGCTGTCCGGCATGCCGTTCGGGCACTGAGCGCGCGCCGACGATCGTGAGCGACATCGAAGCCCGCCTGGAGGATTTGCGGGAGTCCGGCCTCTACCGGCGGATGCGCCACGTGTCCGGGCCGCAGGGCTCGCGCGTGGTGCTGGACGGCCGGCCCGTGCTCCTGCTGTGCTCCAACAACTACCTGGGGCTCGCGGATCACCCGCGCGTCCGTGAGGCCGCGGCCGACGCGGCGATGCGCTGGGGCGCGGGCGCCGGCGCGTCGCGGCTGGTGTCCGGGACGATGACCGTGCACCGCCGGCTGGAGGAGGCGCTGGCGGCGTTCAAGGGGACCGAGTCGGCGGTGCTGTTCGGCTCCGGCTACCTGGCGAACCTCGGCGTGGTCAGCAGCGTCGCGAAGCTCGCCGGCGACGGCGCCGTGGTGTTCAGCGACGAGCTCAACCACGCGTCGCTCATCGACGGCTGCCGCCTGGCGCGCGCCGACACGTTCGTCTACGACCACTGCGACGTCGAGCACCTGGCCTGGGGCCTGAAGCAGCACCGCGGCCGGCCGGGGCTGATCGTCACCGACTCGGTGTTCTCGATGGACGGCGACGTCGCGCCGCTCGAGGAGCTCGTCGAGCTCGCGCGCCGCCACGGGCTGCGCACGGTGGTCGACGAGGCACACGGCACCGGCTGCCTCGGACCCGGCGGGCGCGGCGCGGTCGCCGAGGCGGGGCTGGACGGCGAGGTCGACGTCGTCGTCGGCACGATGGGCAAGGCCCTCGGGGCCTACGGCGCGTTCGCGGCGTGCAGCACGGCGATGCGCGACTACCTGACGAACACCGCGCGGTCGCTGATCTTCTCCACGGCGCTGCCGCCGCCGGCGGTGGCCGGCGCGCTGGCCGCGCTGGACGTGCTGCAGGAGCACCCCGAGATGGTGGACAAGCTCCAGGCCAACGCCGGGATCATGCGCGACGAGCTGGCGCGCGAGGGCTTCGAGGTCGCCGGCTCCTCGACGCAGATCGTGCCGCTGGTCGTCGGCGATCCCGCGCTGGCGATGACGGTCTGCGAGAAGGCGATCGAGGCCGGGGTCTTCGCGCAGGCGATCCGCCCGCCGACCGTCCCGGCCGGCACGTCGCGACTGCGCCTGGCGCTGATGGCGACCCACACGCGCGACGAGCTGCGCGCGGCGGCCCGGACGCTGGGCCGCGCCGCGCTCCAGGCAGGCTTCCGCCCCGGCGCCGGCGTCCCGCTGGCCGCCGCGCAGCCCGCCGGCCACCCGGACGAGCGCCTCTCCGCGCCGCTGGCGACGCCGGGCGAGGACGCGACCGCGGCGGCGGCGTAGCGTCGGTCGGCGTGCGCGGGCTGTTCGTCACCGGGACCGACACGGAGATCGGCAAGACGGTCGTCGCGGCGGCGCTGACCGCGGCGCTCGCGGCCGACGGCGTGCCCGTCGGCGCGTTCAAGCCGGTCGTCACCGGGACCGACGAGGAGCCCGCCGACGGCAAGCCGCGCGACCACGACCTGCTCGCCGCCTGCGCGGGCATGGAGCCGCACGCGGTCGCGCCCTACACCTTCGGCCCCGCCGTCTCGCCGCATCTGGCCGCCGAGCTGGACGAGGTCGCGATCGACCCCACCACCTTGGTCGAGACCGCGCGGCGCACCGCGGCCGGGCGGACGCTGATCGCCGAAGGCGTCGGCGGCCTGCTGGTCCCGCTGACGCTCGACGGCTACCTCATCCGCGACCTCGCGGTCGCGCTGGACCTGCCCGTGGTCGTCGTCGCCCGACCCGGGCTGGGCACGATCAACCACACGTTGTCGACCCTGGAAGCCGCGCGCGCGGTGGGCCTGCACGTCGCCGGCGTCGTCGTCACGCCATGGCCGGAGGAGCCGACGCCGATGCAGCGCTCCAACGTCAACACGATCGCGGTGCTGGGCGACGTCGACGTCGCGACGCTCGCCCCGCTGCCCGGCTTCGCCGTCGCCCAACTGGCTCGCGCGGGCGCGACCCTCCCCTACGATCTCTGGCTGGGATGAGCCATCGGAGCGACGGCATCACGCTCGACCACGTCGTCATCGCCGTGTCGGACTGGGCCCGCTCCAACGCGTTCTACCGCGACGTCTGCGGCGCCGACCTCGTCGAGCTGACCGAGCCGCCGCCGACCCGCTGGCGCTACCGCTTCGGCGACATCAACTTCAACGTCCACGGCCCGGGCATGGCACCCGACCCCGTCGCGCGCATCCCGGCACAGCCCGGCATGGCCGACCTCTGCCTCGTCTGGCCCGGCACCGCCGAGCAGGCGATCCAGCACCTCCAGGAGCACGGCATCGCGGTCGAACAGGGCCCCGTGCCGCGCAACGGCGCGGGCGGCCCAGGGTTCTCGGTGTACTTCCGGGACCCGGACGGCAGCCTCCTGGAGTTCATCTCCTACGCCGAGCAGCCGTAGCGCGGCGCGCGGGCCACCGACCCCTACAACTCGTCCAGGATCCCCGCCATGCGGTGCATCACGTCGGCGGCGACCGCCAGGTGCTCGTCCGACACGTCGGCCAGCGCCTCCCGCCAGCGGGTGCGCCATTCGGCGCGCCTGTGCTCGAGGAGCTCGCGCCCCTCGCCGGTCAGCGACACGACGACGACGCGGCGGTCGCTCTCCGATCGGCGCCGCTCGACGATCCCGTCGCGCTCCAGGTGGTCCAGCATGGTCGAGACCGAGGCCGGTGACAGCTCGGCCGCCTTGGCCAGCTCGCCCGCCGTGGCCTCGCCCTTGACGTCGATGGTGAAGAGCGCCCGGATCTGGCCGTGGGTCAGCTCGCCCGGACCGCACTTCTGGTCGCGGGCGCGCAGCCGGCGCTCGGCGCCCAGCATCTCGACGAACGCCAGGCGGACGGCCTCGCTGGCCGCGGTGGTCGAGGCGGCCGACATCTACGCCGCCGCCTCCAGCTCGAGCTCGGCGGCCGGGCCGACCGCCGGCTCGTGGCCGACGACGCGCGCCGCGCGCTCGACGAGCGCCAGCAGCGCTGTCGGCAGCAGCGCGAACGCGGTCACGCCGAGCACCCAGACGTAGGTGTCGCCGAAGGCGCCGGCGGCCGCGTCGACCGACGGGTGACTACCCGCGGCGGTGGCCGCGGCCGACAGGTGGTTGGACAGCACGACCGACAGGATGGCGGTGCCGACGGACCCACCGACGCGCTGCAGCACGTTGAGCTGCGGCGTCGCGTGGTTGATCTGGTCGGGCCGCAGGACCGCGAACGCGGCGGTCATCGACGGCATCATCGACATGCCGATGCCGAAGCCGCGGAAGACCATCGCGGCGCCGATCAGCCAGTACGACGTCCCACCCGAGATCAGCACGAACGGCACGGTCGCGACGACGGTCACCATCCCGCCCATCAGCGCGGTCAGCCCGCCTCCCCAGCGCTCGGTGGCCACGGCGCTCAGGCGCATCGCGATCGCCGCGCCGATGCCTTGCGGCATCAGCAGCAGGCCGGTCGTCACGGCGTCCTCGCCGCGGACGGTCTGGAAGTACAGCGGCATCAGGATCATCGCGCCGAACAGCGCGGCGCCGAGGCAGAACGTCGTCAGCGACGCTGCCGCGAAGGCCTTGTCCTTGTACAGGCGCATGTCCAGCAGCGGCGCCGGGATGCGCAGCGCCCGCAGCACGAACGCCACGATCAGCGCCACGCCGGCCAGCGCGGGGACCAGCACGGAGGCGTCGGTCAGCGAGCCGGCGCTGCCGCTCTCGGCCAGCCCGTAGGTCACGCCGACCAGGCCAGTCGCGACGAGCACCAGGCCGATGAGGTCCAGCGAGCCGGCCTCCTCAGGCTGGTCGCGCGGCAGCAGGCGCAGCGCGGTGACCAGCGCGATCGCGCCGATCGGGACGTTGACCAGGAAGATCCACTGCCACCCGGCGTGCTCGAGCAGCAGGCCGCCGATCGTCGGGCCGAAGACCGGCGCGAGGATGATCGGGACGCCGATCGCGGCCATGACGCGCGGGAGGTTGCGCGGCCCGGCGGCCTTGACGAGGATCATCTGGCCGATCGGCATCAGCATGCCGCCGCCGACGCCCTGGATGACGCGGAACGCGACGAGCGAGCCCGTCGACCACGCCAGGCCGCACAGCGCCGAGCCGAGGGTGAAGGCGACCAGGGCCACCAGGTACAGGCGACGCGACCCGAAGCGACGCGCGGCCCAGCCGGTGACGGGGATCACGGCGGCGAGGGCGAGCAGGTAGCCGGTCACGACCCACTGGATCGAGTCCAGCGAGCTGTGCAGGTCGATCGAGAGGTCGTCAAGCGCGACGTTGACGATCGTCGTGTCGAGGACCGACATGATCGCGCCGAGGATGACCACGATGGCGATCCGCCAGACGTGGGGCTCGATGCGCGGGGAGATGGGGAGCGACGAGGAAGAGAAGTTCATTTGGCACCTAAAAGTTAGTTGCCAAATGTTTCGGCGTCAAGATGCTCTGGCTTGAGTCACGCGTCCGGCGATGGACGCCGGCGCCCGCGCGTTGGACGCCACGCCGACGACCACGACGAGCGCCGCGACCTGCGCGATCGCCGCGACCTCGGTCCCCAGCGGGATCGTCGCCAGCGCGACGATCGCCCCCACCCCGCGCGCCGGCCCGGTCCCGATCCGCAGCACGCGGCGGAACCAGACGTCGCCCGCGAGGAACAGCGCCACGCCGCCGGCGAGGACCAGCGCTTGGGCGCCCGCCAGCGCGTCGTAGCCGTGGCCCGTCGCCTTCTTCAGCCCGACCGCGACGCACACGATCCCCAGCAGCAGCGCCAGGTGGGCGAAGCCGTAGCCGTCCAGCGCGGCGATCGCGCGCCGGCGCACGGGCATCGCGCTCAGCGCCTGCTCGGCCCGCGCGTCGTCGCCGCCGAAGTACGTCCACCACAGCGTCGCGCTGAGCAACAGCCCGAGCACGGCGACGACGATCAGCTCCGCGTCGACGGCCAGGTCCGCCGCGCCGATGCCGATCGCGACGACCGACTCTCCGATCGCGACGATGACGACCAGCCCGTGGCGGTCGACGAAGTGCGCCGGCGCGACCGCGAAGTCCTGGTTGCCGATGAGCTTGGGCAGCGTCCACAGCGCGATCAGGCCCACCGTCCACAGCCACACCTGCGCGTGGCCGCCCAGCGCGCCGCCGACCAGCACGACCGCCGCGTTGCCGAGGTTGCCGGGCGCCAGTCGCAGGATCGCCTGCGGTGCCAGGCCCGGCGCGCTGTGGACGAACAGGAACGTATGGACCCCGGCGACGACCAGGTAGCCGACGCCGAACGCCAGGCCGGCGCCGTCGAACGCGTGCGGGACCGCGAGCGCGATCACGAAGTACCCGCACATGCCGGCGAGCAGAAGCCCGCGGTTGACGGGGTCGTTCAAGTCGATGGCGTTGGTCAGCCACGCGTAGCCGCCGTACATGAACCAGATGAACCCCAACATGAGCGCGACGTGCAGCAGGCCGTCCCACGTGAGGTCGTGGGCCAGGACCGCGCTCAGCTGCGTGACGGTGAAGACGAAGACGAGGTCGAAGAACAGCTCGAGCGTCGTGACGCGCGGCGCGGGCGGCGCGGGCGGCGCGGGCGGCGCGGGCGCTCACCGCTCGCCGTCCGCGGCGACCTGCACGATCGAGGCGTCGATCAGCCACTCGACCGGCGCGACGTCGTCGGTGTAGACGCGCCCGCCGCCCAGCCCGGGCGCGGTCCGGCGCGCGGCGTCGCCGGCGATGCCGCGCAGCGCGGGCGGGATCACGCCGCCGCGCACCGCCGCGTCGATGTTGGCGCCGCTCACCGGGACGTCGGCCGCGACCAGCTGCGTGTTGACGTCCTCGCTGGGATCGCGCGCCACGTGACCGAACACGGAGCGCATGGTGGCCGACAGCACCTGCTCGAGGCGCCGCGAGCCCTCCGGGTGGCCGACGTTGACGATGACCTGGCCGCCGGGGTTGAGGCGCCGCTTCGCCAGCGCGAAGAACTCCTCGGTGGCGAGGTAGAACGGGATGTAGGGCTGGCGGTAGGCATCGACGTAGATGACGTCGAAGCGCCGCGACGTCGACCGCAGCCACGGTCGCGCGTCGGCGGCGTGGGTGTGGAGGTTGGGCGCGTGGAGGTCGAACAGCTCGCGCCCGACCTCGGTCAGCTTGGGGTCGATCTCCACCGCGTCGATCCGCGTCGCCGGGAAGAAGTGCCCGTAGGCGCGGGCGACGGTCCCGGCCGCGCTGCCCAGGATCGCGATCGACCGCGGCGGCGCGGCGGGGCGCGCGGCGAACGGCAGGACCAGCGGCTGGTCCCAGTAGTTGCCGGTCAGGTACGCACCGGGCGTGTAGGTCGAGTGGACGGCCAGGCCCTCGTTGAGCTCGAGCTGGCGTTCGCCGTCGGGACGCTCGACGACGCGCGCGTACTGGTAGTCGGTCTCCCCCTCCCAGATCACGCGGCCGTCGGTCGTGGCCTTCACGGTCCCGGTCGGCAGCGCGATCAGCAGTGCGATGGCCACGGGGATCGCCGTCGCGAGCGCCGGCATGCGCTTGCGCAGCCCGAGCGCGGCGGCGAGGCCGAGCGCGAGCGCGAAGGCCAGGAACGTGCGGCGCGTGCCGACGAACGGGATCAGGACGAGCGCGCTGAGGAAGACGCCGGCCAGCGAGCCCAGCGTCGAGATCGCGTAGAGGCGGCCGGCGACGCGGCCGGCCTCGTCGAGCGTGCCGACGCTCAGGCGGACCGCGTAGGGCGCCACGCAGCCGAGGACGAGGACCGGCGCGGCGATCAGGACCAGGACGGCGACGAGCGAGCCGACGAACGCGCCGGCCTGGACGGAGTCCAGCGCGTCCACGCTGACGCGCAGGAACGGGCCCGCGACGAACGGGACGGCGGCCATCAGCCCGGCCGCGACGAGGACGAGGCGGCAGAGGCCGGCGAACGTCGGGTCGCGATCGGCGAGCCGGCCGCCGACGTAGTAGCCGCCGCTCAGCGCCACGAGGACGGTCGCGATCGTGTTGGCCCACACGATCGTCGACGCCCCGAACCAGGGCGCCAGCAGCCGCGCGGCGGCGATCTCTGCTCCCAGCGACGCCGCGCCCACGACGGCGGCGACGAGGGCGACGGAACGACGTTCCTGCACGGCGTCAGGGTACGCGGTGGCGTCCGTCGCGGGGCATACGGTTCGGGCCATGACGACCGCCGAGCTCCGTGCCGCCGACCGCGACGTCCTGTGGCACCCGTTCACCCAGCAGCAGGGCTGGAGCGCGGAGGACGCGCCGATCATCGAGCGCGGCGAGGGCTGCACGCTCTGGGACACCGACGGCGTGGCGTACCTCGACGGGGTCTCGTCGCTGTGGTGCACGGTGCACGGCCACCGGCACCCGGCGATCGACGCGGCGGTCAAGGCGCAGGTCGACCGCGTCGCGCACTCGACCATGTTGGGGCTGTCGCATCCGGGCGCGATCGAGCTCGCGTCGCGGCTCCTGGCGGTCGCCCCGCGCGGGGACCGCGAGCTGACGCGCGTCTTCTACTCCGACAACGGCTCGACCGCCAACGAGATCGCGCTGAAGATGGCGTTCCAGTGGTGGAAGATCCGCGGCGAGGAGCAGCGGACCAAGTTCGTGTACTTGGACATGAGCTACCACGGGGACACGATCGGCAGCGTGTCGGTCGGCGGCATCGACCTGTTCCACTCGATGTTCCGGCCGATGCTGTTCGACGGGATCCGGGTCAGCCCCGGCGACGTCGATGGGCTGGAGCGCGTGCTCCGGGAGTCTGGCGACACGGTCGCCGCGTTGATCATGGAGCCGCTGGTCCAGGGCGCCGCGGGCATGATCATGCACCCGGAGGGCTACCTGCGCGCGGTCCGCGAGTTGTGCGACAAGTACGGCGTCCTGATGATCTGCGACGAGGTCGCGACGGGGTTCGGGCGCACCGGCACGATGTTCGCCTGCGAGCAGGAGGGCGTGGTGCCGGACCTGATGAGCGTCGCCAAGGGGCTCACCGGCGGCTACCTGCCGCTGGCCGCGACGCTGGCGACCGAGCGGATCTTCGCGGGCTTCCTCGGGCGCTTCGAGGAGTTCCGCACGTTCTTCCACGGTCACACCTACACGGGCAACCCGCTGGCCTGCGCGGCCGCGATCGCGACGCTCGAGGTGTTCGAGGCCGAGGACACGCTCGGCGCGCTGGCGCCGAAGCTCGAGCTCCTCGAGACGTTGTTGGAGGAGTCGGTCGCGCCGCTGGCCTCGGTGCGCGAGATCCGCCGGCGCGGGTTCATGGTCGGCATCGAGCTGGTGGACTTCCCGGTCGAGGCGCGCATGGGCCACCAGGTGACCCTGGCGGCCCGCGAGCGCGGCGCGATCGTCCGTCCGCTGGGCGACGTCATCGTCCTGATGCCGCCGCTGTCGATCGGCGCCGACGAGCTGCGGCGGCTGGTCGCGATCACCACCGAGGCCATCGCGGCGGCGACGGGCGTCGCGGTTCCGGAATCGGTCTGTACCGCTTGACGGTGGGGAACCTGGCGCATCGAACCGCCATTTTCTCCATGCATTGCTGAGAACTGGGTAGTTTGAGCAGTGTTGGACTTCGGCCCCGCTTCGTTTCGCGAGGAGGGTCGATCTCGCCATGCGCTGCCTCGTTCGCATCCCTGTCGTCTGCCGGGCGCCTCGTCGCGCTTGCGCCGTCGTGATGCTCGTCGCGGTCGCCGCCACGCCGGGGATTGCGCCGGCGGCGACCACGACGACCACCACCGGCGCCGCGCCCGAGGCGCTGTGGAACGCGTATCCGCTGCAGCCGGGCGAGACGACGCCGGAGGTCTCGCTGCCGCCGAGCAGCGCGCGGCCCGCGCCGGCGCGGGTGCGCCCGGGGTCGACGGGCGCCGGCGACGGCGACGACGGCGGCGGGACGCCGCTGGCGCTGACGATCGTGATCGCCGCCCTGGCGCTGGCGATCGGCGCGCTCGTCGGGGTCCGGCTGCGCCGCCGCCGCGCCCAGCCGTCGGCGGCTGCGCCCGAGGCCGCGGCCCCGCGTCCCGCGTTCGCCACCGCGGGGGTCAGCGTCCCCCGTCCCACACCTCCGCGCGCCCGCGCCGACCCCCAGCCTCAGGCGCGGCGCGCGGAGGTCTCACGCCGCGAGCGCCGCGAGCCGGCGCCGCGGCCCGCCGCGCGCCCGGCGGGACCGCCACCGACGCGGGCGCCGGCGACGGCGCGCGCGCCCACTCCGGCACCCGCACCGCCGCGGTCTGCACCCGCGCCCGGCGGCACGGCAGCGCCCGCCATCCCGACGCCCGCCGAGCGCTTCCGGCGCGTCCCGTGGCCGACCGGCACCGAGGCGCTCTGGCGGTGCGAGATCTCCCGCCACTACGGCGTCGTGCGCGGCGACTTCCGCGCCCTGGCCTTCGCGCCGGGCCGCCGCCGGCCGGTCGAGCTCGGCCGCAGCGACACGCACGTCCGGCCGGGCTGGGGCATCGAGGCCGGCGACGAGGAGCTGCTCGCCGAGGTCCGCCGGCTCGTCGACGCCCTGGGCGCGGCCGGGTGGGAGCGGGTCCGGCCCGGCCGCGGCTGGTACGCCGCACGCTTCGTCTGGGCCCAACCCGAGGCCCCGCCGCTCGAGCTTCCCGACCTCGCCGCCACCCGACAGGAGACCGATGACCACTGACGTCACGCGCCGGGGGCTGCTGGCCGCCGGTGCCGGAGCGGTCGCCGGCGGCGCGCTGGTCGCCGCCTGGCCGCCCGAGCTCGCCGACTCGGCGCCGTCCGCGCAGCTCGACCGGCGGGTCCTGGCCTTCGCGCTGCTGCTCGAGGAGATCCAGGCGGGGTTCTACGCCGAGGCGCTGCGCCGCGCGCGCCTGCAGGGCGAGCTGCTCGTCTATGCCCGCACGGTCGGGGCGCAGGAGGCCGCGCACGTCCGGCACCTGCGGGCGGCGCTCGGCGCGCAGGCCGGCGCGGCGCCGCGGCTGGACTTCGGCGACGACACCGCGGACCCGGAGCGCTTCGCGCGCAGCGCGCTGCGCCTCGAGGACCTCGCGGTCAAGGCGTACTTCACCCAGGCCGCGAACCTGACGCCCGCCGCGCTGGCCGCCGCGGCGCGCATCGCCACGGTCGAGTCCCGCCACGCCGCGTGGATCCGCGACCTCGCCGGCCTGGACCCGGCGCCCGACCCGGTCGAGCCGACGCTCTCGGCCGCGACCGTCCGCAAGACGCTGGAGGGCAGCGGCTATGTCCGCTGACCCGCTGACGCTCGGCAACCTGGACCGCGACGGCGCCATCGGCGAGGCGCTCTGCGCGCTCGACCCGGCCGGCGCCGCCGTGACCCGCGGCCAGGCGCTGCGGCTCGCGACGGTCGGCGGCGCCGGGCTGGTCGCCGCGCTCGCCGGTCCGGCGACGGCGCTGGGCGCCGCGTCCGGCGCCGCGGACCGCCGCCAGGATCGCAACATCCTCAACTACGCGTTGACGCTGGAGTACCTCCAGGCCGCGTTCTACTCCGAGGTCGAGCGCCTCGACGCGGTCAAGGGCGCGCTCGGCCACCAGGCCCGCGTCGTCGGCGGGCACGAGCGCGCGCACGTCAAGGCGTTCCGGGAGGTCCTGGGCCGGCACGCGGTCGCGCGGCCGCGCTTCGACTTCGGCGGCGCGACCGAGGACGACGAGCAGTTCCGCAAGACGGCCGTCGCGTTCGAGGACCTCGCGGTCGCCGCGTACTCGGCGCAGGCGCCGCGCGTGCGCTCGCGCCCGTACCTGGCCTCCGCGCTGGCAATCGCCAGCGTCGAGGCGCGCCACGCCGCGTGGATCCGCCGCCTGGCCGGCGTCGTCCCGGCGCCCGACGCGTTCGACGAGCCGCGGTCGCGGCGGGCGACGCTCGCG contains:
- a CDS encoding response regulator, whose translation is MAAADDPIRVLLCDDAEGFRALMRISLAEDPAIEIVGEAADGEAGVEATAELQPDVVLLDMSMPRMGGLQAIPKMRRRAPRTSIIGLSSLSAARMAAPSKQIGAHAYLEKGTELAQIRAAIHAAAER
- the bioB gene encoding biotin synthase BioB yields the protein MPPLITRQEAVRLGEIEDHDAILALVERAWAARQEQFGDSTDMCSLVNAKSGGCAEDCGFCAQSRFAEAETPMHAMMEPEQILEHAKAAEAAGAHRFCMVTQGQGLSKRDFEKVLEGARLVAENTNLKRCASVGHMSVDRAKSLKAAGIQRVHHNVETAESYYPEVSSTVRYEGRLRTIQAVEEAGLETCVGGILNLGESREQRVEMAFELSKINPTSVPINLLNPRPGTKFGDRDYMDPWEVVKWIAIFRLVLPAALFRLCGGRVENLGELQPLAVKAGLNGVMMGNFLTTLNADPADDRAMFTDLGLNINRYADNGANPRPDNRSGWLDGETSNVVEDYLDNAGQAEAAGIKITTWDPAAQLRYAKKNKVPPRPDGAPNRWPGAEEAAEPAQLSGMPFGH
- the bioF gene encoding 8-amino-7-oxononanoate synthase, coding for MRHVSGPQGSRVVLDGRPVLLLCSNNYLGLADHPRVREAAADAAMRWGAGAGASRLVSGTMTVHRRLEEALAAFKGTESAVLFGSGYLANLGVVSSVAKLAGDGAVVFSDELNHASLIDGCRLARADTFVYDHCDVEHLAWGLKQHRGRPGLIVTDSVFSMDGDVAPLEELVELARRHGLRTVVDEAHGTGCLGPGGRGAVAEAGLDGEVDVVVGTMGKALGAYGAFAACSTAMRDYLTNTARSLIFSTALPPPAVAGALAALDVLQEHPEMVDKLQANAGIMRDELAREGFEVAGSSTQIVPLVVGDPALAMTVCEKAIEAGVFAQAIRPPTVPAGTSRLRLALMATHTRDELRAAARTLGRAALQAGFRPGAGVPLAAAQPAGHPDERLSAPLATPGEDATAAAA
- the bioD gene encoding dethiobiotin synthase, translating into MRGLFVTGTDTEIGKTVVAAALTAALAADGVPVGAFKPVVTGTDEEPADGKPRDHDLLAACAGMEPHAVAPYTFGPAVSPHLAAELDEVAIDPTTLVETARRTAAGRTLIAEGVGGLLVPLTLDGYLIRDLAVALDLPVVVVARPGLGTINHTLSTLEAARAVGLHVAGVVVTPWPEEPTPMQRSNVNTIAVLGDVDVATLAPLPGFAVAQLARAGATLPYDLWLG
- a CDS encoding VOC family protein, with the translated sequence MSHRSDGITLDHVVIAVSDWARSNAFYRDVCGADLVELTEPPPTRWRYRFGDINFNVHGPGMAPDPVARIPAQPGMADLCLVWPGTAEQAIQHLQEHGIAVEQGPVPRNGAGGPGFSVYFRDPDGSLLEFISYAEQP
- a CDS encoding MarR family winged helix-turn-helix transcriptional regulator, giving the protein MSAASTTAASEAVRLAFVEMLGAERRLRARDQKCGPGELTHGQIRALFTIDVKGEATAGELAKAAELSPASVSTMLDHLERDGIVERRRSESDRRVVVVSLTGEGRELLEHRRAEWRTRWREALADVSDEHLAVAADVMHRMAGILDEL
- a CDS encoding DHA2 family efflux MFS transporter permease subunit, whose amino-acid sequence is MNFSSSSLPISPRIEPHVWRIAIVVILGAIMSVLDTTIVNVALDDLSIDLHSSLDSIQWVVTGYLLALAAVIPVTGWAARRFGSRRLYLVALVAFTLGSALCGLAWSTGSLVAFRVIQGVGGGMLMPIGQMILVKAAGPRNLPRVMAAIGVPIILAPVFGPTIGGLLLEHAGWQWIFLVNVPIGAIALVTALRLLPRDQPEEAGSLDLIGLVLVATGLVGVTYGLAESGSAGSLTDASVLVPALAGVALIVAFVLRALRIPAPLLDMRLYKDKAFAAASLTTFCLGAALFGAMILMPLYFQTVRGEDAVTTGLLLMPQGIGAAIAMRLSAVATERWGGGLTALMGGMVTVVATVPFVLISGGTSYWLIGAAMVFRGFGIGMSMMPSMTAAFAVLRPDQINHATPQLNVLQRVGGSVGTAILSVVLSNHLSAAATAAGSHPSVDAAAGAFGDTYVWVLGVTAFALLPTALLALVERAARVVGHEPAVGPAAELELEAAA
- a CDS encoding spermidine synthase; this translates as MQERRSVALVAAVVGAASLGAEIAAARLLAPWFGASTIVWANTIATVLVALSGGYYVGGRLADRDPTFAGLCRLVLVAAGLMAAVPFVAGPFLRVSVDALDSVQAGAFVGSLVAVLVLIAAPVLVLGCVAPYAVRLSVGTLDEAGRVAGRLYAISTLGSLAGVFLSALVLIPFVGTRRTFLAFALALGLAAALGLRKRMPALATAIPVAIALLIALPTGTVKATTDGRVIWEGETDYQYARVVERPDGERQLELNEGLAVHSTYTPGAYLTGNYWDQPLVLPFAARPAAPPRSIAILGSAAGTVARAYGHFFPATRIDAVEIDPKLTEVGRELFDLHAPNLHTHAADARPWLRSTSRRFDVIYVDAYRQPYIPFYLATEEFFALAKRRLNPGGQVIVNVGHPEGSRRLEQVLSATMRSVFGHVARDPSEDVNTQLVAADVPVSGANIDAAVRGGVIPPALRGIAGDAARRTAPGLGGGRVYTDDVAPVEWLIDASIVQVAADGER
- the bioA gene encoding adenosylmethionine--8-amino-7-oxononanoate transaminase; amino-acid sequence: MTTAELRAADRDVLWHPFTQQQGWSAEDAPIIERGEGCTLWDTDGVAYLDGVSSLWCTVHGHRHPAIDAAVKAQVDRVAHSTMLGLSHPGAIELASRLLAVAPRGDRELTRVFYSDNGSTANEIALKMAFQWWKIRGEEQRTKFVYLDMSYHGDTIGSVSVGGIDLFHSMFRPMLFDGIRVSPGDVDGLERVLRESGDTVAALIMEPLVQGAAGMIMHPEGYLRAVRELCDKYGVLMICDEVATGFGRTGTMFACEQEGVVPDLMSVAKGLTGGYLPLAATLATERIFAGFLGRFEEFRTFFHGHTYTGNPLACAAAIATLEVFEAEDTLGALAPKLELLETLLEESVAPLASVREIRRRGFMVGIELVDFPVEARMGHQVTLAARERGAIVRPLGDVIVLMPPLSIGADELRRLVAITTEAIAAATGVAVPESVCTA